Proteins from one Acanthopagrus latus isolate v.2019 chromosome 18, fAcaLat1.1, whole genome shotgun sequence genomic window:
- the frmpd1b gene encoding FERM and PDZ domain-containing protein 1 isoform X2, with product MEEKERCRSRSPARRASRVQQVVGTIIRRTRESLSRERLLGDGRSQRSNSLSNQNFQAKLTLQITRDPVLDSSTGHGFTLTTDQPLLVRDVAAGSPADGILYPGDQVLQINDTVLEDLGDEQVENVLRELEDCINVTILRHMTNPKSSIMSAEKRARLRSNPVKVRFAEEVVVNGHTQGNSLLFLPNVLKVYLENGQTKAFKFDNTTTVKDIVLTLKDKLSIRAIEYFALVLEQQYSITKLVLLHEDELIQKVVQKKDSHDYRCLFRVCFIPRDPTDLLQDDPSAFEYLYLQSVGDVLQERFAVEMKCNTALRLAALHMHERLDSCGQTRASIKSITKEFGLDSFISPTLLGNMREKDLRKAISYHLKKIQSLLEPRQKVISATQARLAYLTQLGELISYGGRSYTATMMLQDREVLVSLLVGAKYGMSQVINHKLNVISTLVEFSSISRVELLSESDKVSLLRISLHDMKPFALLMDSLAAKDLGCLLGGYYKLLVDPTVSVFRLGRPKVRVHRIPAEEGYVSRCCSDSDDSTDEDDPMDSQNYKRPDPASQDWEERRREEEEKRREEERKEREEHKGKQEVKIIVTTEGKENEGEEEGGATGSGMRKFSIMDEEMNLETSWYHTDPRVTSSFSSLSSGSLSAALEDSSASAKATSRRGPRTSEDLPSLDVHHPYLLEPKRHQGPLRPTNLNYRGNDNSCLCFAELSKADFLPSPPEATSDDDNDDDDDDDEEDRGVEELRRISKIPSSRDLRMIDSIPFDRSPIKRKKKTPPKVPMRISSIPANKAGQAEQRLSRDEEGLFLTPSPNPKPPLFVKDAVSESEDEFFDAQERFTPPVPDLSDAELADRRNANRLSGTWNGLPGLPGKELSSPFANKAQSHKIKKELEKLKGPPNQLTNQQSSPTKQFQKPEVKVKPPLAPKPQLPPKPQIIPPKSPQHGKSYAHCNGDASGRMSSELLEMEPDTMEFKSVTSGAGGLPLSSPLITAVRCSKQPSPSTTPETEEKAKWQENSTKQSKDLTKDNGAHVVSNNKSYNPDEKETPKVEGKSNGTALPSKKPPNLPTIPRSNSGSKLSVPPPVPPKPTSPINFHPLSLPASSPVSPTDPSKGIFKDGISPPNGILPWSSRNGSVQSGPRRVSLSHESLSPKNTDAPLTLTTSLTSTNSTGVGGLEKREPGRSGSGSDLRTSSSSLGGRLPASALRGKIQALPWYMTRSQEILGTLDYPSTSSINGDTSGFGSGLSVASGLSDLNKTPVKEKETTLPSKSGSGGKENILEDGAEVVIATIKEAQDVTSHMKKANGTNGSHPNLSFKDHSVHRGSVSSEQPQSRSHSAVGLGGVTNMQIGGDSPTSSLADTTPPQQHREACGCRTVYANCFSGDTEDGVSFDEELTVYEFSRRTRPKPTRPAPISSPTTPTPTTPPPTTPPPNPNILSLLKDNPRPLSTFSTASSELSPLVSCPVSPTVSLGCPLRSLTNKNYGGLKGGFASLRQDIDQLLLVLERGVLEQPQQTSCQDSKQDITGTKVGPDLNHNGTVGSTTPTPSPTCSGTSTATMTEAERSLLQAEARRLASGCQRATRVGWAPDEALRSLSNSFSALVQLSAACLRTNPCPGCEICHNVNLDHRDEDDDSEEPMDKLKEIVGLYREFVGAVETAGTGAGSKSVGLAGSGQGHGESDGVRLLAKRCTVLISSVFALTQLFRTHTLDTSDTPGHVPLNF from the exons atggaggagaaggagcgaTGTAGGAGCAGGTCACCAGCTCGGAGGGCCAGTCGGGTGCAGCAAGTGGTGGGAACAATAATACGTCGCACCCGAGAGTCACTTAGCAG AGAGCGGCTGCTCGGCGATGGCAGGTCGCAGCGCTCCAACAGTCTGTCCAATCAGAACTTCCAGGCCAAGCTCACGCTGCAGATCACCAGGGACCCGGTCCTGGACAGCAGCACTGGGCATGGCTTCACCCTCACCACAGACCAACCCCTGCTGGTCAGGGACGTCGCCGCAG GGAGTCCTGCAGATGGGATTCTGTACCCAGGGGACCAGGTGCTGCAGATTAATGATACAGTGCTGGAGGATCTGGGCGACGAGCAAGTGGAAAACGTCTTAAG GGAACTGGAGGATTGTATCAATGTGACTATCCTGCGGCACATGACA AACCCCAAGTCGTCCATCATGTCGGCAGAGAAGAGAGCTCGTCTGAGGAGTAATCCAGTTAAAGTGCGCTTcgcagaggaggtggtggtcaACGGGCACACTCAG GGaaactctcttctcttcctgccCAATGTCCTGAAAGTTTATTTAGAGAACGGACAGACGAAGGCCTTCAAGTTTGACAATACCACCACTGTCAAG GACATTGTTCTGACTCTGAAGGATAAACTGTCCATCCGGGCCATCGAGTACTTTGCCCTGGTGCTAGAGCAACAGTACAGCATCACCAAACTAGTGCTGCTGCACGAAGACGAGCTCATACAGAAg GTGGTGCAGAAAAAAGACTCCCACGACTACAGATGTCTGTTCAGGGTGTGTTTCATCCCCAGAGACCCCACAGACCTGCTGCAGGATGACCCTTCTGCCTTTGAGTACCTCTATCTACAG AGCGTCGGGGACGTGCTGCAGGAGCGTTTTGCAGTAGAGATGAAGTGTAACACTGCCCTCCGCCTGGCTGCCCTGCACATGCACGAGAGACTTGATAGTTGTGGACAGACCAGAGCCTCGATCAAGAGTATTAC GAAGGAGTTTGGCCTTGACAGCTTCATCTCTCCCACGCTGCTGGGCAACATGAGGGAGAAGGACCTGAGGAAAGCCATTAGCTACCACCTGAAAAAGATTCAGTCCCTGCTAGAGCCACGCCAGAAG GTCATTTCTGCAACTCAGGCTCGGCTGGCCTACCTCACTCAGTTGGGAGAGCTCATTTCATACGGGGGACGATCATATACGGCCACAATGATG CTTCAGGACAGGGAGGTGTTAGTCAGCCTGCTGGTGGGAGCCAAGTATGGGATGAGTCAAGTCATCAACCACAAGCTCAACGTGATTTCTACACTTGTGGAGTTCAGCAGCATCAGCCGAGTGGAGTTGCTGTCGGAGTCGGACAAAGTCAGCCTACTGCGCATCTCACTGCACGACATGAAG CCATTTGCCTTACTGATGGACTCTCTGGCAGCCAAAGACTTAGGGTGTCTACTGGGAGGCTACTACAAACTCCTGGTGGATCCCACTGTCAGTGTCTTCCGTCTGGGGCGCCCAAAAGTGAGGGTGCACCGGATTCCTGCTGAAGAAG GTTATGTGTCTCGCTGCTGTAGTGACTCCGATGACTCAACAGATGAGGATGACCCAATGGATTCTCAGAATTACAAACGTCCAGACCCAGCAAGTCAGGACTgggaagaaagaaggagggaggaggaagaaaaaaggagagaggaagaaagaaaagagagagaggagcacaagggcaaacaggaagtgaagataATAGTGACAACAGAAGGTAAGGAAAATgagggtgaagaggaaggaggagcaacaggaagTGGTATGCGTAAATTTAGCATTATGGATGAAGAAATGAACTTGGAGACCAGCTGGTACCACACTGACCCACGGGtcaccagcagcttctccagctTGTCTAGTGGCTCATTGAGTGCTGCCCTGGAGGACAGCAGTGCTTCAGCCAAGGCCACATCTCGTCGTGGACCACGCACAAGTGAGGATCTACCGAGCTTGGATGTCCACCACCCCTACCTCCTGGAGCCGAAACGCCATCAAGGGCCCCTGCGACCCACCAACCTCAATTACCGTGGCAATGACAACTCTTGCCTTTGCTTTGCTGAGCTCTCCAAGGCTGATTTTCTCCCGAGCCCGCCTGAGGCCACTAGCGATGATGacaacgatgatgatgatgatgatgacgaggaAGATCGTGGAGTGGAGGAACTTAGGCGAATTTCTAAGATCCCTAGTTCAAGAGATTTGAGAATGATTGACAGCATACCCTTTGATAGATCACccattaaaagaaagaaaaagacccCTCCCAAAGTCCCAATGAGGATCAGTTCAATTCCTGCGAACAAAGCTGGACAGGCTGAGCAGCGCCTCTCCAGGGACGAAGAGGGTCTATTCCTGACACCTTCACCAAACCCTAAACCACCTCTGTTTGTCAAAGACGCTGTCTCAGAGTCCGAGGATGAGTTTTTCGATGCACAGGAGAGATTTACTCCCCCAGTTCCTGATCTATCAG acGCTGAGCTGGCTGACCGGCGAAATGCTAATCGGTTGAGTGGAACCTGGAATGGTCTTCCAGGTCTACCAGGAAAAGAGCTGTCCTCCCCCTTTGCCAATAAAGCCCAGTCCCATAAAATCAAGAAGGAACTGGAGAAACTTAAAGGCCCCCCAAATCAACTTACCAACCAACAGTCAAGTCCAACAAAGCAATTTCAGAAACCTGAAGTTAAGGTCAAACCACCACTGGCACCCAAGCCCCAGCTGCCTCCCAAACCTCAGATCATTCCTCCCAAATCCCCACAGCATGGGAAATCATATGCCCACTGCAACGGGGATGCCTCTGGCCGTATGTCCTCTGAACTCCTGGAAATGGAGCCAGACACCATGGAGTTTAAGTCTGTCACATCTGGGGCAGGTGGACTCCCTCTGTCTTCACCTCTGATCACAGCAGTGAGGTGCAGCAAACAGCCATCACCCAGTACAACACCAGAAACTGAGGAAAAGGCAAAATGGCaggaaaacagcacaaaacagaGTAAAGATCTGACGAAAGACAATGGAGCGCACGTTGTTTCCAATAATAAATCATACAACCCTGATGAAAAGGAAACTCCTAAAGTTGAGGGGAAAAGCAATGGGACTGCACTACCCTCAAAAAAGCCACCAAATCTACCCACTATCCCGCGCTCTAATTCAGGTTCAAAGCTATCTGTTCCCCCTCCAGTGCCCCCCAAACCCACTTCTCCCATCAATTTCCATCCCTTGTCACTACCTGCTAGCTCTCCTGTTTCCCCAACTGATCCAAGCAAAGGGATCTTTAAAGATGGCATTAGTCCACCAAATGGAATTCTACCTTGGAGCAGCCGCAATGGCAGCGTCCAGTCAGGACCCAGGAGGGTCTCTCTGAGTCATGAAAGCCTGTCACCCAAAAATACAGATGCACCTCTCACGCTTACCACCTCCCTCACCTCAACCAACTCCACAGGTGTCGGGGGCCTAGAAAAGAGAGAACCTGGAAGATCTGGATCAGGATCAGATCTGAGGACCAGCTCTTCTAGCCTGGGAGGCAGACTACCAGCTTCTGCCCTGAGAGGGAAGATCCAGGCTCTGCCTTGGTACATGACGCGTTCCCAGGAGATTTTGGGAACTCTGGATTATCCCTCTACTAGCTCTATCAATGGAGACACGTCAGGATTCGGCTCTGGTTTATCTGTTGCCAGTGGCTTGTCAGATTTAAACAAAACCCCTGTCAAGGAAAAAGAGACGACTTTGCCCTCAAAATCAGGATCAGGAGGGAAAGAGAACATTTTAGAGGATGGAGCTGAGGTTGTCATAGCCACCATTAAAGAGGCACAGGATGTGACCTCACACATGAAAAAGGCTAATGGGACAAATGGCTCCCACCCTAATTTGAGTTTTAAAGACCATAGCGTACACCGAGGTAGTGTTTcatcagagcagcctcagtCACGGTCCCATTCTGCAGTGGGGTTGGGAGGTGTGACCAACATGCAAATCGGAGGTGACTCACCAACCTCATCACTCGCAGATACTACTCCTCCACAGCAACACCGGGAGGCTTGTGGCTGCCGCACTGTTTATGCTAACTGTTTCAGTGGAGACACTGAGGACGGTGTCAGCTTTGATGAGGAGCTTACTGTTTACGAGTTCTCCCGCCGTACGCGGCCCAAACCTACACGACCCGCACCTATATCTTCTCCTACAACACCCACTCCTACAACACCCCCTCCTACAACACCCCCTCCAAACCCCAATATTCTGTCGCTGCTCAAGGACAACCCCCGTCCACTCTCTACCTTCTCCACCGCCTCCTCTGAACTCAGTCCCTTAGTTTCATGTCCGGTTTCCCCCACAGTCTCACTTGGTTGTCCTCTTCGTTCACTTACAAACAAGAATTATGGCGGGCTGAAAGGAGGTTTTGCTTCCCTACGTCAAGATATAGACCAACTTCTGCTAGTCTTAGAGAGGGGAGTGCTTGAACAACCCCAACAAACATCATGTCAAGACTCAAAGCAGGATATTACAGGCACAAAAGTAGGGCCTGATCTAAATCACAATGGAACGGTAGGCAGTACTACCCCAACACCCAGTCCGACTTGTAGTGGGACAAGCACTGCCACTATGACAGAGGCCGAAAGGAGTCTTCTCCAGGCAGAGGCTCGACGATTGGCATCTGGGTGTCAGCGGGCCACACGTGTAGGCTGGGCTCCTGATGAAGCCCTGCGTTCATTATCTAACAGCTTCAGTGCCCTGGTTCAGTTGTCAGCAGCTTGCCTGCGTACAAACCCTTGCCCTGGTTGTGAAATCTGCCATAATGTGAATCTGGACCACAGAGACGAGGACGATGACAGCGAGGAACCCATGGACAAGCTAAAGGAGATAGTGGGTCTGTACCGGGAGTTTGTTGGGGCTGTTGAGACAGCTGGAACTGGTGCTGGAAGTAAGAGTGTGGGCCTCGCTGGGTCTGGACAGGGTCATGGGGAGAGTGATGGGGTGAGGCTACTCGCCAAGCGCTGCACTGTGCTCATCTCCTCTGTATTCGCACTCACACAGCTCTTCCGGACACACACACTAGACACCTCGGACACGCCTGGACACGTCCCTCTCAACTTTTGA
- the frmpd1b gene encoding FERM and PDZ domain-containing protein 1 isoform X1, with product MEEKERCRSRSPARRASRVQQVVGTIIRRTRESLSRERLLGDGRSQRSNSLSNQNFQAKLTLQITRDPVLDSSTGHGFTLTTDQPLLVRDVAAGSPADGILYPGDQVLQINDTVLEDLGDEQVENVLRELEDCINVTILRHMTNPKSSIMSAEKRARLRSNPVKVRFAEEVVVNGHTQGNSLLFLPNVLKVYLENGQTKAFKFDNTTTVKDIVLTLKDKLSIRAIEYFALVLEQQYSITKLVLLHEDELIQKVVQKKDSHDYRCLFRVCFIPRDPTDLLQDDPSAFEYLYLQSVGDVLQERFAVEMKCNTALRLAALHMHERLDSCGQTRASIKSITKEFGLDSFISPTLLGNMREKDLRKAISYHLKKIQSLLEPRQKVISATQARLAYLTQLGELISYGGRSYTATMMLQDREVLVSLLVGAKYGMSQVINHKLNVISTLVEFSSISRVELLSESDKVSLLRISLHDMKPFALLMDSLAAKDLGCLLGGYYKLLVDPTVSVFRLGRPKVRVHRIPAEEGVCGRFAVIEGVCYESLSSYVSRCCSDSDDSTDEDDPMDSQNYKRPDPASQDWEERRREEEEKRREEERKEREEHKGKQEVKIIVTTEGKENEGEEEGGATGSGMRKFSIMDEEMNLETSWYHTDPRVTSSFSSLSSGSLSAALEDSSASAKATSRRGPRTSEDLPSLDVHHPYLLEPKRHQGPLRPTNLNYRGNDNSCLCFAELSKADFLPSPPEATSDDDNDDDDDDDEEDRGVEELRRISKIPSSRDLRMIDSIPFDRSPIKRKKKTPPKVPMRISSIPANKAGQAEQRLSRDEEGLFLTPSPNPKPPLFVKDAVSESEDEFFDAQERFTPPVPDLSDAELADRRNANRLSGTWNGLPGLPGKELSSPFANKAQSHKIKKELEKLKGPPNQLTNQQSSPTKQFQKPEVKVKPPLAPKPQLPPKPQIIPPKSPQHGKSYAHCNGDASGRMSSELLEMEPDTMEFKSVTSGAGGLPLSSPLITAVRCSKQPSPSTTPETEEKAKWQENSTKQSKDLTKDNGAHVVSNNKSYNPDEKETPKVEGKSNGTALPSKKPPNLPTIPRSNSGSKLSVPPPVPPKPTSPINFHPLSLPASSPVSPTDPSKGIFKDGISPPNGILPWSSRNGSVQSGPRRVSLSHESLSPKNTDAPLTLTTSLTSTNSTGVGGLEKREPGRSGSGSDLRTSSSSLGGRLPASALRGKIQALPWYMTRSQEILGTLDYPSTSSINGDTSGFGSGLSVASGLSDLNKTPVKEKETTLPSKSGSGGKENILEDGAEVVIATIKEAQDVTSHMKKANGTNGSHPNLSFKDHSVHRGSVSSEQPQSRSHSAVGLGGVTNMQIGGDSPTSSLADTTPPQQHREACGCRTVYANCFSGDTEDGVSFDEELTVYEFSRRTRPKPTRPAPISSPTTPTPTTPPPTTPPPNPNILSLLKDNPRPLSTFSTASSELSPLVSCPVSPTVSLGCPLRSLTNKNYGGLKGGFASLRQDIDQLLLVLERGVLEQPQQTSCQDSKQDITGTKVGPDLNHNGTVGSTTPTPSPTCSGTSTATMTEAERSLLQAEARRLASGCQRATRVGWAPDEALRSLSNSFSALVQLSAACLRTNPCPGCEICHNVNLDHRDEDDDSEEPMDKLKEIVGLYREFVGAVETAGTGAGSKSVGLAGSGQGHGESDGVRLLAKRCTVLISSVFALTQLFRTHTLDTSDTPGHVPLNF from the exons atggaggagaaggagcgaTGTAGGAGCAGGTCACCAGCTCGGAGGGCCAGTCGGGTGCAGCAAGTGGTGGGAACAATAATACGTCGCACCCGAGAGTCACTTAGCAG AGAGCGGCTGCTCGGCGATGGCAGGTCGCAGCGCTCCAACAGTCTGTCCAATCAGAACTTCCAGGCCAAGCTCACGCTGCAGATCACCAGGGACCCGGTCCTGGACAGCAGCACTGGGCATGGCTTCACCCTCACCACAGACCAACCCCTGCTGGTCAGGGACGTCGCCGCAG GGAGTCCTGCAGATGGGATTCTGTACCCAGGGGACCAGGTGCTGCAGATTAATGATACAGTGCTGGAGGATCTGGGCGACGAGCAAGTGGAAAACGTCTTAAG GGAACTGGAGGATTGTATCAATGTGACTATCCTGCGGCACATGACA AACCCCAAGTCGTCCATCATGTCGGCAGAGAAGAGAGCTCGTCTGAGGAGTAATCCAGTTAAAGTGCGCTTcgcagaggaggtggtggtcaACGGGCACACTCAG GGaaactctcttctcttcctgccCAATGTCCTGAAAGTTTATTTAGAGAACGGACAGACGAAGGCCTTCAAGTTTGACAATACCACCACTGTCAAG GACATTGTTCTGACTCTGAAGGATAAACTGTCCATCCGGGCCATCGAGTACTTTGCCCTGGTGCTAGAGCAACAGTACAGCATCACCAAACTAGTGCTGCTGCACGAAGACGAGCTCATACAGAAg GTGGTGCAGAAAAAAGACTCCCACGACTACAGATGTCTGTTCAGGGTGTGTTTCATCCCCAGAGACCCCACAGACCTGCTGCAGGATGACCCTTCTGCCTTTGAGTACCTCTATCTACAG AGCGTCGGGGACGTGCTGCAGGAGCGTTTTGCAGTAGAGATGAAGTGTAACACTGCCCTCCGCCTGGCTGCCCTGCACATGCACGAGAGACTTGATAGTTGTGGACAGACCAGAGCCTCGATCAAGAGTATTAC GAAGGAGTTTGGCCTTGACAGCTTCATCTCTCCCACGCTGCTGGGCAACATGAGGGAGAAGGACCTGAGGAAAGCCATTAGCTACCACCTGAAAAAGATTCAGTCCCTGCTAGAGCCACGCCAGAAG GTCATTTCTGCAACTCAGGCTCGGCTGGCCTACCTCACTCAGTTGGGAGAGCTCATTTCATACGGGGGACGATCATATACGGCCACAATGATG CTTCAGGACAGGGAGGTGTTAGTCAGCCTGCTGGTGGGAGCCAAGTATGGGATGAGTCAAGTCATCAACCACAAGCTCAACGTGATTTCTACACTTGTGGAGTTCAGCAGCATCAGCCGAGTGGAGTTGCTGTCGGAGTCGGACAAAGTCAGCCTACTGCGCATCTCACTGCACGACATGAAG CCATTTGCCTTACTGATGGACTCTCTGGCAGCCAAAGACTTAGGGTGTCTACTGGGAGGCTACTACAAACTCCTGGTGGATCCCACTGTCAGTGTCTTCCGTCTGGGGCGCCCAAAAGTGAGGGTGCACCGGATTCCTGCTGAAGAAGGTGTGTGTGGAAGGTTCGCCGTAATAGAGGGCGTGTGCTATGAATCCCTATCAA GTTATGTGTCTCGCTGCTGTAGTGACTCCGATGACTCAACAGATGAGGATGACCCAATGGATTCTCAGAATTACAAACGTCCAGACCCAGCAAGTCAGGACTgggaagaaagaaggagggaggaggaagaaaaaaggagagaggaagaaagaaaagagagagaggagcacaagggcaaacaggaagtgaagataATAGTGACAACAGAAGGTAAGGAAAATgagggtgaagaggaaggaggagcaacaggaagTGGTATGCGTAAATTTAGCATTATGGATGAAGAAATGAACTTGGAGACCAGCTGGTACCACACTGACCCACGGGtcaccagcagcttctccagctTGTCTAGTGGCTCATTGAGTGCTGCCCTGGAGGACAGCAGTGCTTCAGCCAAGGCCACATCTCGTCGTGGACCACGCACAAGTGAGGATCTACCGAGCTTGGATGTCCACCACCCCTACCTCCTGGAGCCGAAACGCCATCAAGGGCCCCTGCGACCCACCAACCTCAATTACCGTGGCAATGACAACTCTTGCCTTTGCTTTGCTGAGCTCTCCAAGGCTGATTTTCTCCCGAGCCCGCCTGAGGCCACTAGCGATGATGacaacgatgatgatgatgatgatgacgaggaAGATCGTGGAGTGGAGGAACTTAGGCGAATTTCTAAGATCCCTAGTTCAAGAGATTTGAGAATGATTGACAGCATACCCTTTGATAGATCACccattaaaagaaagaaaaagacccCTCCCAAAGTCCCAATGAGGATCAGTTCAATTCCTGCGAACAAAGCTGGACAGGCTGAGCAGCGCCTCTCCAGGGACGAAGAGGGTCTATTCCTGACACCTTCACCAAACCCTAAACCACCTCTGTTTGTCAAAGACGCTGTCTCAGAGTCCGAGGATGAGTTTTTCGATGCACAGGAGAGATTTACTCCCCCAGTTCCTGATCTATCAG acGCTGAGCTGGCTGACCGGCGAAATGCTAATCGGTTGAGTGGAACCTGGAATGGTCTTCCAGGTCTACCAGGAAAAGAGCTGTCCTCCCCCTTTGCCAATAAAGCCCAGTCCCATAAAATCAAGAAGGAACTGGAGAAACTTAAAGGCCCCCCAAATCAACTTACCAACCAACAGTCAAGTCCAACAAAGCAATTTCAGAAACCTGAAGTTAAGGTCAAACCACCACTGGCACCCAAGCCCCAGCTGCCTCCCAAACCTCAGATCATTCCTCCCAAATCCCCACAGCATGGGAAATCATATGCCCACTGCAACGGGGATGCCTCTGGCCGTATGTCCTCTGAACTCCTGGAAATGGAGCCAGACACCATGGAGTTTAAGTCTGTCACATCTGGGGCAGGTGGACTCCCTCTGTCTTCACCTCTGATCACAGCAGTGAGGTGCAGCAAACAGCCATCACCCAGTACAACACCAGAAACTGAGGAAAAGGCAAAATGGCaggaaaacagcacaaaacagaGTAAAGATCTGACGAAAGACAATGGAGCGCACGTTGTTTCCAATAATAAATCATACAACCCTGATGAAAAGGAAACTCCTAAAGTTGAGGGGAAAAGCAATGGGACTGCACTACCCTCAAAAAAGCCACCAAATCTACCCACTATCCCGCGCTCTAATTCAGGTTCAAAGCTATCTGTTCCCCCTCCAGTGCCCCCCAAACCCACTTCTCCCATCAATTTCCATCCCTTGTCACTACCTGCTAGCTCTCCTGTTTCCCCAACTGATCCAAGCAAAGGGATCTTTAAAGATGGCATTAGTCCACCAAATGGAATTCTACCTTGGAGCAGCCGCAATGGCAGCGTCCAGTCAGGACCCAGGAGGGTCTCTCTGAGTCATGAAAGCCTGTCACCCAAAAATACAGATGCACCTCTCACGCTTACCACCTCCCTCACCTCAACCAACTCCACAGGTGTCGGGGGCCTAGAAAAGAGAGAACCTGGAAGATCTGGATCAGGATCAGATCTGAGGACCAGCTCTTCTAGCCTGGGAGGCAGACTACCAGCTTCTGCCCTGAGAGGGAAGATCCAGGCTCTGCCTTGGTACATGACGCGTTCCCAGGAGATTTTGGGAACTCTGGATTATCCCTCTACTAGCTCTATCAATGGAGACACGTCAGGATTCGGCTCTGGTTTATCTGTTGCCAGTGGCTTGTCAGATTTAAACAAAACCCCTGTCAAGGAAAAAGAGACGACTTTGCCCTCAAAATCAGGATCAGGAGGGAAAGAGAACATTTTAGAGGATGGAGCTGAGGTTGTCATAGCCACCATTAAAGAGGCACAGGATGTGACCTCACACATGAAAAAGGCTAATGGGACAAATGGCTCCCACCCTAATTTGAGTTTTAAAGACCATAGCGTACACCGAGGTAGTGTTTcatcagagcagcctcagtCACGGTCCCATTCTGCAGTGGGGTTGGGAGGTGTGACCAACATGCAAATCGGAGGTGACTCACCAACCTCATCACTCGCAGATACTACTCCTCCACAGCAACACCGGGAGGCTTGTGGCTGCCGCACTGTTTATGCTAACTGTTTCAGTGGAGACACTGAGGACGGTGTCAGCTTTGATGAGGAGCTTACTGTTTACGAGTTCTCCCGCCGTACGCGGCCCAAACCTACACGACCCGCACCTATATCTTCTCCTACAACACCCACTCCTACAACACCCCCTCCTACAACACCCCCTCCAAACCCCAATATTCTGTCGCTGCTCAAGGACAACCCCCGTCCACTCTCTACCTTCTCCACCGCCTCCTCTGAACTCAGTCCCTTAGTTTCATGTCCGGTTTCCCCCACAGTCTCACTTGGTTGTCCTCTTCGTTCACTTACAAACAAGAATTATGGCGGGCTGAAAGGAGGTTTTGCTTCCCTACGTCAAGATATAGACCAACTTCTGCTAGTCTTAGAGAGGGGAGTGCTTGAACAACCCCAACAAACATCATGTCAAGACTCAAAGCAGGATATTACAGGCACAAAAGTAGGGCCTGATCTAAATCACAATGGAACGGTAGGCAGTACTACCCCAACACCCAGTCCGACTTGTAGTGGGACAAGCACTGCCACTATGACAGAGGCCGAAAGGAGTCTTCTCCAGGCAGAGGCTCGACGATTGGCATCTGGGTGTCAGCGGGCCACACGTGTAGGCTGGGCTCCTGATGAAGCCCTGCGTTCATTATCTAACAGCTTCAGTGCCCTGGTTCAGTTGTCAGCAGCTTGCCTGCGTACAAACCCTTGCCCTGGTTGTGAAATCTGCCATAATGTGAATCTGGACCACAGAGACGAGGACGATGACAGCGAGGAACCCATGGACAAGCTAAAGGAGATAGTGGGTCTGTACCGGGAGTTTGTTGGGGCTGTTGAGACAGCTGGAACTGGTGCTGGAAGTAAGAGTGTGGGCCTCGCTGGGTCTGGACAGGGTCATGGGGAGAGTGATGGGGTGAGGCTACTCGCCAAGCGCTGCACTGTGCTCATCTCCTCTGTATTCGCACTCACACAGCTCTTCCGGACACACACACTAGACACCTCGGACACGCCTGGACACGTCCCTCTCAACTTTTGA